A stretch of Electrophorus electricus isolate fEleEle1 chromosome 3, fEleEle1.pri, whole genome shotgun sequence DNA encodes these proteins:
- the ptchd4 gene encoding patched domain-containing protein 1 isoform X1 has protein sequence MCFLGRNGASASSIWKRMLRQVIHRGLKASFYWLGLFVSRHPVFFLTVPAVLTIIFGSTVLSRFKPETDLEILVAPTHSLAKIERSLANSLFPIDQSKHKLYSDLHTPGRYGRLILLAKSGGNILELAEQVLQVHKKVLDLRVNHKGFNYSFAHLCVLSHRDKRCVLDDIITIFEDIRSAILSNGTFSKVSVSYPNTTLKDGRVAFIGHQLGSVVLSPHSREQQVKSARAIQITYYLRDLGGVVQDAIAEQWEREFGELAGRLATGSTDLHVQSLSSLSLWRDFHGAGALAKGEVLVGLVLVLLTATVSSSMRDCLRSKPFLGLLGVLTICIANVTAAGIFFISDGKFNATLLGIPFFSMGHGTKGVFELLAGWRRTRENLPFKERVADAFADVMVCYTMTSCLYIITFGMGASPFTNIESVKVFCQSMCVAILVNYFYVFSFYGSCLVFAGQLEQNRYHSVFCCKIPSVEYLDRQPTWFKTMMSDGHDLSTHHDSGPYQNHFIQHFLREHYTEWITNTYVKPFVVILYLIYASFSFMGCLQISDGYNIVNLLASNSPSVSFAMTQQKLFSNYSPVIGFYIYEPIEYWNSTVQEHLKTLGQGFNKISWIDNYFNYLKVTNVSASTKSDFTNILKTSFLKSPEYQHFTEDIIFSKNRDEYDIIASRMYLVARTTEKTREEVVELLERLRPLSLINSIKFIVFNPTFVFMDRYSSSVVSPILTSGFSVLTILILTFFLVINPLGNFWLILTVTSVELGVLGLMTLWNVDMDSISILCLIYTLNFAMDHCAPHLYTFTLATEHTRTQCIKISLEEHGAAILQNASCFVIGIMPLLFVPSNLTYTLFKCSLLTTGCTVLHCFVILPVFLTFFPPSKKRHKKKKRAKRKEREREREELECIEVRENPDHVTSV, from the exons ATGTGCTTCTTAGGAAGAAACGGGGCATCTGCGAGCAGTATCTGGAAGAGAATGCTGCGACAAGTGATACACAGAGGACTGAAAGCTTCTTTCTACTGGTTGGGCTTGTTTGTTAGTAGGCATCCGGTTTTTTTCCTCACTGTCCCCGCAGTCCTAACGATCATTTTCGGATCCACGGTGCTCAGCAGGTTTAAGCCAGAAACGGACCTTGAGATACTGGTTGCCCCGACGCACAGCCTCGCTAAAATCGAGCGGAGTCTCGCGAACAGCCTTTTCCCCATCGACCAGTCGAAACACAAGCTGTACTCGGACCTGCACACTCCCGGTAGATATGGCAGGCTCATCCTGCTGGCGAAATCCGGGGGAAATATACTGGAGCTGGCAGAGCAGGTCCTTCAGGTGCACAAGAAGGTTCTGGATTTGCGGGTCAATCACAAAGGGTTCAATTACAGTTTCGCGCATCTCTGTGTCCTGAGCCACCGGGATAAGCGTTGCGTTCTGGATGACATAATTACAATATTTGAAGACATTCGCTCCGCTATACTTTCCAATGGCACTTTTTCTAAGGTGTCAGTGAGCTATCCAAATACGACGTTAAAG GATGGCAGAGTGGCCTTCATTGGCCACCAGCTGGGCAGTGTGGTCCTGTCCCCTCACAGCCGAGAACAGCAGGTAAAGTCTGCCCGTGCCATCCAGATCACCTACTACCTCCGCGACCTGGGCGGCGTGGTCCAGGACGCCATTGCCGAGCAGTGGGAGAGGGAGTTCGGGGAGCTGGCGGGCCGCCTGGCCACGGGCAGCACAGACCTGCACGTGCAGTCGCTCAGCTCCCTTAGCCTGTGGCGGGACTTCCACGGGGCGGGCGCGCTGGCCAAGGGTGAGGTACTGGTGGGCCTAGTGCTGGTGCTGCTGACCGCCACCGTCTCCAGCTCCATGCGCGATTGCCTGCGCAGCAAGCCGTTCCTGGGGCTCCTGGGGGTACTCACCATCTGCATCGCCAACGTCACGGCCGCCGGGATCTTCTTCATCTCCGACGGAAAGTTCAACGCCACGCTGCTTGGGATTCCCTTCTTCTCAATGG GTCATGGAACTAAAGGGGTGTTTGAACTCCTGGCTGGCTGGAGGAGGACCAGAGAGAACCTGCCCTTCAAAGAACGTGTGGCTGATGCGTTTGCTGACGTTATGGTGTGCTACACTATGACCAGCTGTCTCTACATCATTACCTTCGGCATGGGCGCCAGTCCTTTCACGAACATCGAGTCTGTGAAGGTGTTCTGCCAGAGCATGTGCGTGGCCATCCTGGTCAATTACTTCTACGTCTTCTCCTTTTATGGCTCCTGCCTGGTGTTTGCTGGCCAGCTGGAGCAGAACCGCTATCACAGCGTGTTTTGCTGTAAGATCCCTTCGGTAGAGTACCTTGACCGCCAGCCCACATGGTTCAAAACCATGATGAGTGACGGTCACGATCTGTCCACACACCATGACAGTGGACCATACCAGAACCACTTCATTCAGCACTTCCTGAGGGAGCATTACACAGAGTGGATTACCAACACATACGTCAAGCCCTTTGTGGTAATCCTCTACTTAATTTAcgcctctttttctttcatgggATGTTTACAAATCAGTGATGGCTACAATATAGTAAATCTGTTAGCCAGCAATTCACCCAGTGTATCATTTGCCATGACTCAGCAGAAATTATTCAGCAACTACAGCCCAGTTATAGGCTTCTACATCTATGAGCCCATTGAGTACTGGAACTCTACAGTTCAGGAGCACCTCAAGACTCTAGGCCAGGGTTTCAATAAGATTTCATGGATTgataattactttaattatttGAAGGTAACAAATGTCAGTGCATCAACCAAAAGTGATTTTACAAACATTCTCAAGACTTCTTTTCTGAAGAGCCCAGAGTATCAGCACTTTACCGAGGACATCATTTTCTCAAAAAATAGGGATGAGTATGACATCATTGCATCCAGGATGTACTTGGTTGCCCGAACCACTGAGAAGACcagggaggaggtggtggaaCTTCTGGAGAGACTCAGACCACTCTCCCTCATAAACAGCATCAAGTTTATTGTCTTCAACCCCACCTTCGTATTCATGGACCGCTACAGTTCTTCAGTTGTCTCCCCAATTCTCACCTCAGGCTTCAGTGTCCTGACCATCCTTATCCTCACTTTCTTCCTTGTCATCAACCCCCTGGGGAACTTCTGGTTGATCTTGACCGTCACCTCTGTGGAGTTGGGTGTCCTCGGCCTGATGACGCTTTGGAATGTAGACATGGACAGCATCTCTATTCTGTGCCTTATTTATACTCTCAACTTTGCCATGGATCACTGTGCCCCGCATCTTTACACGTTCACACTCGCCACTGAGCACACCCGGACACAGTGCATCAAGATCTCGCTCGAGGAGCACGGCGCGGCCATTTTGCAGAATGCCTCATGCTTCGTGATCGGGATAATGCCCCTGCTTTTTGTGCCTTCAAACTTGACCTACACACTGTTCAAGTGCTCTCTCCTCACCACCGGCTGCACGGTGCTGCACTGTTTCGTCATCCTTCCGGTGTTTTTGACTTTCTTCCCTCCTTCCAAGAAGAGGCACAAGAAAAAGAAACGAGCCAAGAGGAAAGAGCgggagcgggagagggaggagcttgAGTGCATCGAGGTCAGGGAAAACCCTGACCATGTGACCAGCGTCTGA
- the ptchd4 gene encoding patched domain-containing protein 1 isoform X2 — translation MCFLGRNGASASSIWKRMLRQVIHRGLKASFYWLGLFVSRHPVFFLTVPAVLTIIFGSTVLSRFKPETDLEILVAPTHSLAKIERSLANSLFPIDQSKHKLYSDLHTPGRYGRLILLAKSGGNILELAEQVLQVHKKVLDLRDGRVAFIGHQLGSVVLSPHSREQQVKSARAIQITYYLRDLGGVVQDAIAEQWEREFGELAGRLATGSTDLHVQSLSSLSLWRDFHGAGALAKGEVLVGLVLVLLTATVSSSMRDCLRSKPFLGLLGVLTICIANVTAAGIFFISDGKFNATLLGIPFFSMGHGTKGVFELLAGWRRTRENLPFKERVADAFADVMVCYTMTSCLYIITFGMGASPFTNIESVKVFCQSMCVAILVNYFYVFSFYGSCLVFAGQLEQNRYHSVFCCKIPSVEYLDRQPTWFKTMMSDGHDLSTHHDSGPYQNHFIQHFLREHYTEWITNTYVKPFVVILYLIYASFSFMGCLQISDGYNIVNLLASNSPSVSFAMTQQKLFSNYSPVIGFYIYEPIEYWNSTVQEHLKTLGQGFNKISWIDNYFNYLKVTNVSASTKSDFTNILKTSFLKSPEYQHFTEDIIFSKNRDEYDIIASRMYLVARTTEKTREEVVELLERLRPLSLINSIKFIVFNPTFVFMDRYSSSVVSPILTSGFSVLTILILTFFLVINPLGNFWLILTVTSVELGVLGLMTLWNVDMDSISILCLIYTLNFAMDHCAPHLYTFTLATEHTRTQCIKISLEEHGAAILQNASCFVIGIMPLLFVPSNLTYTLFKCSLLTTGCTVLHCFVILPVFLTFFPPSKKRHKKKKRAKRKEREREREELECIEVRENPDHVTSV, via the exons ATGTGCTTCTTAGGAAGAAACGGGGCATCTGCGAGCAGTATCTGGAAGAGAATGCTGCGACAAGTGATACACAGAGGACTGAAAGCTTCTTTCTACTGGTTGGGCTTGTTTGTTAGTAGGCATCCGGTTTTTTTCCTCACTGTCCCCGCAGTCCTAACGATCATTTTCGGATCCACGGTGCTCAGCAGGTTTAAGCCAGAAACGGACCTTGAGATACTGGTTGCCCCGACGCACAGCCTCGCTAAAATCGAGCGGAGTCTCGCGAACAGCCTTTTCCCCATCGACCAGTCGAAACACAAGCTGTACTCGGACCTGCACACTCCCGGTAGATATGGCAGGCTCATCCTGCTGGCGAAATCCGGGGGAAATATACTGGAGCTGGCAGAGCAGGTCCTTCAGGTGCACAAGAAGGTTCTGGATTTGCGG GATGGCAGAGTGGCCTTCATTGGCCACCAGCTGGGCAGTGTGGTCCTGTCCCCTCACAGCCGAGAACAGCAGGTAAAGTCTGCCCGTGCCATCCAGATCACCTACTACCTCCGCGACCTGGGCGGCGTGGTCCAGGACGCCATTGCCGAGCAGTGGGAGAGGGAGTTCGGGGAGCTGGCGGGCCGCCTGGCCACGGGCAGCACAGACCTGCACGTGCAGTCGCTCAGCTCCCTTAGCCTGTGGCGGGACTTCCACGGGGCGGGCGCGCTGGCCAAGGGTGAGGTACTGGTGGGCCTAGTGCTGGTGCTGCTGACCGCCACCGTCTCCAGCTCCATGCGCGATTGCCTGCGCAGCAAGCCGTTCCTGGGGCTCCTGGGGGTACTCACCATCTGCATCGCCAACGTCACGGCCGCCGGGATCTTCTTCATCTCCGACGGAAAGTTCAACGCCACGCTGCTTGGGATTCCCTTCTTCTCAATGG GTCATGGAACTAAAGGGGTGTTTGAACTCCTGGCTGGCTGGAGGAGGACCAGAGAGAACCTGCCCTTCAAAGAACGTGTGGCTGATGCGTTTGCTGACGTTATGGTGTGCTACACTATGACCAGCTGTCTCTACATCATTACCTTCGGCATGGGCGCCAGTCCTTTCACGAACATCGAGTCTGTGAAGGTGTTCTGCCAGAGCATGTGCGTGGCCATCCTGGTCAATTACTTCTACGTCTTCTCCTTTTATGGCTCCTGCCTGGTGTTTGCTGGCCAGCTGGAGCAGAACCGCTATCACAGCGTGTTTTGCTGTAAGATCCCTTCGGTAGAGTACCTTGACCGCCAGCCCACATGGTTCAAAACCATGATGAGTGACGGTCACGATCTGTCCACACACCATGACAGTGGACCATACCAGAACCACTTCATTCAGCACTTCCTGAGGGAGCATTACACAGAGTGGATTACCAACACATACGTCAAGCCCTTTGTGGTAATCCTCTACTTAATTTAcgcctctttttctttcatgggATGTTTACAAATCAGTGATGGCTACAATATAGTAAATCTGTTAGCCAGCAATTCACCCAGTGTATCATTTGCCATGACTCAGCAGAAATTATTCAGCAACTACAGCCCAGTTATAGGCTTCTACATCTATGAGCCCATTGAGTACTGGAACTCTACAGTTCAGGAGCACCTCAAGACTCTAGGCCAGGGTTTCAATAAGATTTCATGGATTgataattactttaattatttGAAGGTAACAAATGTCAGTGCATCAACCAAAAGTGATTTTACAAACATTCTCAAGACTTCTTTTCTGAAGAGCCCAGAGTATCAGCACTTTACCGAGGACATCATTTTCTCAAAAAATAGGGATGAGTATGACATCATTGCATCCAGGATGTACTTGGTTGCCCGAACCACTGAGAAGACcagggaggaggtggtggaaCTTCTGGAGAGACTCAGACCACTCTCCCTCATAAACAGCATCAAGTTTATTGTCTTCAACCCCACCTTCGTATTCATGGACCGCTACAGTTCTTCAGTTGTCTCCCCAATTCTCACCTCAGGCTTCAGTGTCCTGACCATCCTTATCCTCACTTTCTTCCTTGTCATCAACCCCCTGGGGAACTTCTGGTTGATCTTGACCGTCACCTCTGTGGAGTTGGGTGTCCTCGGCCTGATGACGCTTTGGAATGTAGACATGGACAGCATCTCTATTCTGTGCCTTATTTATACTCTCAACTTTGCCATGGATCACTGTGCCCCGCATCTTTACACGTTCACACTCGCCACTGAGCACACCCGGACACAGTGCATCAAGATCTCGCTCGAGGAGCACGGCGCGGCCATTTTGCAGAATGCCTCATGCTTCGTGATCGGGATAATGCCCCTGCTTTTTGTGCCTTCAAACTTGACCTACACACTGTTCAAGTGCTCTCTCCTCACCACCGGCTGCACGGTGCTGCACTGTTTCGTCATCCTTCCGGTGTTTTTGACTTTCTTCCCTCCTTCCAAGAAGAGGCACAAGAAAAAGAAACGAGCCAAGAGGAAAGAGCgggagcgggagagggaggagcttgAGTGCATCGAGGTCAGGGAAAACCCTGACCATGTGACCAGCGTCTGA